A portion of the Streptomyces sp. NBC_01335 genome contains these proteins:
- a CDS encoding FtsB family cell division protein: protein MAVKDRDRFSTATRLRLLGEQTAARVYRSQNRRQAHRSRLTGRAAFLALIVCTLIVALAYPMRQYVSQREEIADQERTLQDAGKRAEELRDEKARLQDDAYIRRLAREHLHYVLPGETGYTVVDPGAAGDDRGEPGAGGRAWDSNLWDGVDSADGSGSDSDGD, encoded by the coding sequence ATGGCCGTGAAGGACCGCGACCGGTTCTCCACCGCGACCAGGCTGCGGCTGCTCGGCGAGCAGACGGCGGCCCGCGTCTACCGCTCCCAGAACCGCCGCCAGGCCCACCGCTCCCGGCTCACCGGCCGCGCCGCGTTCCTGGCCCTGATCGTCTGCACCCTGATCGTGGCGCTGGCGTACCCCATGCGGCAGTACGTCTCCCAGCGCGAGGAGATCGCCGACCAGGAGCGGACGCTCCAGGACGCCGGGAAGCGCGCCGAGGAGCTGCGGGACGAGAAGGCCCGCCTCCAGGACGACGCGTACATCCGCCGCCTCGCCCGCGAGCACCTCCACTACGTACTCCCCGGCGAGACCGGCTACACCGTGGTCGACCCCGGCGCGGCGGGCGACGACCGGGGCGAACCCGGCGCCGGCGGCCGGGCCTGGGACTCGAACCTCTGGGACGGCGTGGACAGCGCGGACGGCTCCGGCAGCGACTCCGACGGCGACTGA
- a CDS encoding transglycosylase family protein — protein MGSANGRHRRPRQAPAIVVAAGVTGSALAIPLLAAGSAGAADANTWDKVAECESGGTWSADFGNGYYGGLQFSQETWAAYGGTDYAQRADLASRTQQIAVAEKVLDAKGPQAWPGCAVISGLAPVGSLIGVDPGSVSAADAGASAGTIPDADGAPASTGTTESTGTSGSTGTSGATGSTDSTGSTGSSATPGPDASVTPSPSGSATPGSTTPGKSGAKGGASAGTTDGATDAATGDTATGGKHRGTPDPDEAAADASRDTGRHASRGDSDARDDAALATDGTYTVQSGDNLWAIADAQHLSDGWTELYQANEDVIGSDPDLILPGQELDLSTQTATGTSSSASAATGTASDTPETVPDTTETAPVN, from the coding sequence ATGGGCTCCGCGAACGGCAGACACCGCCGCCCTCGCCAGGCACCCGCCATCGTCGTCGCAGCCGGCGTGACAGGCTCCGCCCTCGCGATTCCGCTCCTCGCCGCGGGCAGCGCCGGCGCCGCGGACGCGAACACCTGGGACAAGGTCGCCGAATGCGAGAGCGGCGGCACCTGGAGCGCCGACTTCGGCAACGGCTACTACGGCGGACTGCAGTTCTCCCAGGAGACCTGGGCCGCCTACGGCGGTACGGACTACGCGCAGCGCGCGGACCTCGCCAGCCGCACCCAGCAGATAGCCGTGGCGGAGAAGGTGCTCGACGCCAAGGGCCCGCAGGCGTGGCCCGGGTGCGCGGTCATCTCCGGTCTCGCGCCCGTCGGCTCGCTCATCGGCGTCGACCCGGGGTCCGTCTCCGCCGCCGACGCGGGCGCCTCGGCCGGCACGATCCCGGACGCGGACGGCGCGCCCGCCTCGACCGGCACCACGGAGTCGACGGGCACCTCGGGCTCGACCGGCACCTCCGGCGCGACGGGCTCGACCGATTCGACGGGCTCGACCGGGAGCAGCGCCACGCCGGGCCCCGACGCCTCCGTCACCCCCTCGCCCTCCGGCTCGGCCACCCCGGGCAGCACCACGCCCGGCAAGAGCGGGGCGAAGGGCGGCGCGTCGGCCGGTACGACCGACGGCGCGACGGACGCGGCGACCGGCGACACCGCGACCGGCGGCAAGCACCGCGGGACACCCGACCCGGACGAGGCCGCCGCCGACGCCTCGCGCGACACCGGCCGGCACGCCTCGCGCGGCGACAGCGACGCACGCGACGACGCGGCGCTCGCCACGGACGGGACGTACACGGTGCAGTCCGGGGACAACCTCTGGGCGATCGCCGACGCGCAGCACCTGTCGGACGGCTGGACCGAGCTCTATCAGGCCAACGAGGACGTGATCGGCTCCGACCCCGACCTGATCCTGCCCGGCCAGGAGCTCGACCTGTCCACGCAGACGGCCACCGGAACGTCGTCGTCCGCTTCTGCGGCGACCGGGACCGCTTCCGACACGCCGGAGACCGTGCCCGACACGACGGAGACCGCCCCCGTCAACTGA
- a CDS encoding type II toxin-antitoxin system RelE family toxin: MKYAFRFTATAQRQLRAIDRPAAMRILAALTALGEDPYREDADVKKLVGSSGLYRLRVGNYRVAYQIENDELVILVVKVGDRRDVYRSI; this comes from the coding sequence GTGAAGTACGCGTTCCGGTTCACCGCCACGGCGCAGCGGCAACTCCGTGCCATCGACCGGCCTGCCGCCATGCGCATCCTGGCCGCGCTGACCGCGCTCGGCGAAGACCCGTACCGCGAGGACGCCGACGTCAAGAAACTTGTCGGCTCCTCAGGTCTCTACCGTCTCCGGGTCGGGAACTACCGGGTCGCCTACCAGATCGAGAACGACGAACTGGTGATCCTCGTCGTCAAGGTCGGCGACCGGCGCGACGTCTACCGCAGCATCTGA
- a CDS encoding type II toxin-antitoxin system Phd/YefM family antitoxin: MTETTATVREARAHLADHINRAEEGTPTVITRNGEPVAAVVPISDFYALEEAADVLLAREAEAVLAQGGPTVTMAELLADLFTEHSEGAA, encoded by the coding sequence ATGACTGAGACGACCGCGACCGTGCGAGAAGCCCGCGCCCACCTTGCGGACCACATCAATCGCGCCGAGGAGGGCACGCCCACGGTGATCACCCGCAACGGGGAGCCCGTTGCCGCTGTGGTCCCGATCTCCGACTTCTACGCGCTGGAGGAAGCCGCGGACGTCCTGCTGGCTCGGGAAGCGGAAGCGGTCCTGGCCCAGGGCGGCCCGACCGTGACCATGGCCGAGCTGCTGGCCGATCTGTTCACCGAACACTCCGAAGGCGCGGCGTGA
- the eno gene encoding phosphopyruvate hydratase, producing the protein MLVPSIDVVVAREILDSRGNPTVEVEVGLDDGSTGRAAVPSGASTGAFEAVELRDGDPKRYLGKGVEKAVLAVIEQIGPELVGYDATEQRLIDQAMCDLDATENKGSLGANAILGVSLAVAHAASEAADLPLFRYLGGPNAHLLPVPMMNILNGGSHADSNVDIQEFMIAPIGAESFSEALRWGAETYHTLKKVLKTKGLSTGLGDEGGFAPNLESNRAALDLIVEAIKEAGFVPGRDIALALDVAASEFYKDGKYEFEGKSRSAAEMTEYYEELVSAYPLVSIEDPLYEDDWAGWKVITDKLGTKVQIVGDDLFVTNPERLARGIEEGSANALLVKVNQIGSLTETLDAVELAQRNGFKCMMSHRSGETEDVTIADLAVAVNCGQIKTGAPARSDRVAKYNQLLRIEEILDDAAVYAGRSAFPRFKG; encoded by the coding sequence ATGCTCGTGCCGTCCATCGACGTCGTCGTAGCCCGGGAAATCCTCGACTCGCGGGGTAACCCCACGGTCGAGGTCGAAGTTGGTCTCGACGACGGCAGCACGGGCCGTGCTGCCGTTCCGTCCGGCGCCTCCACCGGCGCTTTCGAGGCCGTCGAGCTTCGCGACGGTGACCCCAAGCGCTACCTGGGCAAGGGTGTCGAGAAGGCCGTCCTCGCCGTCATCGAGCAGATCGGCCCGGAGCTCGTCGGCTACGACGCCACCGAGCAGCGCCTGATCGACCAGGCGATGTGCGACCTGGACGCCACGGAGAACAAGGGCTCGCTCGGCGCCAACGCCATCCTCGGCGTCTCGCTCGCCGTGGCCCACGCCGCCTCCGAGGCTGCCGACCTCCCGCTCTTCCGCTACCTCGGCGGCCCGAACGCGCACCTGCTGCCCGTTCCGATGATGAACATCCTCAACGGTGGGTCGCACGCCGACTCCAACGTCGACATCCAGGAGTTCATGATCGCCCCGATCGGCGCGGAGTCCTTCTCCGAGGCCCTTCGCTGGGGTGCCGAGACGTACCACACGCTGAAGAAGGTCCTCAAGACCAAGGGCCTCTCCACCGGTCTCGGCGACGAGGGCGGCTTCGCCCCGAACCTCGAGTCCAACCGCGCCGCCCTCGACCTCATCGTCGAGGCCATCAAGGAGGCCGGCTTCGTCCCCGGCCGCGACATCGCGCTCGCGCTCGACGTCGCCGCGTCCGAGTTCTACAAGGACGGCAAGTACGAGTTCGAGGGCAAGTCCCGCTCGGCCGCCGAGATGACCGAGTACTACGAGGAGCTCGTCTCCGCGTACCCGCTGGTCTCCATCGAGGACCCGCTGTACGAGGACGACTGGGCCGGCTGGAAGGTCATCACCGACAAGCTCGGCACCAAGGTGCAGATCGTCGGCGACGACCTCTTCGTGACCAACCCCGAGCGCCTCGCCCGCGGCATCGAGGAGGGCTCGGCCAACGCCCTGCTCGTCAAGGTCAACCAGATCGGTTCGCTGACCGAGACCCTCGACGCCGTCGAGCTCGCCCAGCGCAACGGCTTCAAGTGCATGATGTCCCACCGTTCCGGTGAGACCGAGGACGTCACCATCGCCGACCTCGCCGTCGCCGTGAACTGCGGCCAGATCAAGACCGGCGCCCCGGCCCGCTCGGACCGCGTCGCCAAGTACAACCAGCTGCTGCGCATCGAGGAGATCCTCGACGACGCCGCGGTGTACGCCGGCCGCTCGGCGTTCCCCCGCTTCAAGGGCTGA
- a CDS encoding Ppx/GppA phosphatase family protein, with amino-acid sequence MTTTRVAAVDCGTNSIRLLVADIDPATGGFTELDRRMRIVRLGQDVDRTGRLAPEALERTFAACREYAGAIEELGAEKIRFVATSASRDAENSADFVRGVHEILGVEPEVITGDQEAQLSFDGATKELHGDSGHGFASPYLVVDIGGGSTEFVLGDETVRAARSVDIGCVRMTERHLVQDGAKIDPPTEAGIAAIRADIDAALDLAAETVPLTEATTLVGLAGTVTTIAAIALDLKEYDSEAIHHSRISLARVEEITTRLLASTHADRAAIPAMHPGRVDVIASGALILQALMRRTGAREIVVSEHDILDGIALGAATLGGE; translated from the coding sequence GTGACCACCACCCGGGTCGCGGCCGTCGACTGCGGCACCAACTCCATCCGGCTGCTCGTCGCCGACATCGACCCCGCCACCGGTGGCTTCACCGAGCTGGACCGCCGGATGCGGATCGTCCGCCTCGGCCAGGACGTCGACCGCACCGGCCGCCTCGCCCCCGAGGCCCTGGAGCGTACGTTCGCCGCCTGCCGCGAGTACGCCGGGGCCATCGAGGAGCTGGGCGCCGAGAAGATCCGCTTCGTCGCCACCTCCGCCTCCCGCGACGCCGAGAACAGCGCCGACTTCGTCCGCGGCGTCCACGAGATCCTGGGCGTCGAGCCCGAGGTGATCACCGGCGACCAGGAGGCCCAGCTCTCCTTCGACGGCGCCACCAAGGAGCTGCACGGCGACAGCGGTCACGGCTTCGCCTCCCCGTATCTCGTGGTCGACATCGGCGGCGGCTCCACCGAGTTCGTCCTCGGCGACGAGACGGTCCGCGCCGCCCGCTCGGTCGACATCGGCTGCGTCCGTATGACGGAGCGCCACCTCGTCCAGGACGGCGCGAAGATCGACCCGCCGACCGAGGCCGGGATCGCCGCGATCCGCGCCGACATCGACGCGGCCCTCGACCTCGCCGCCGAGACCGTCCCGCTGACCGAGGCCACCACCCTCGTCGGCCTCGCCGGCACGGTCACCACCATCGCCGCCATCGCGCTGGACCTGAAGGAGTACGACTCCGAGGCCATCCACCACTCCCGGATCTCCCTCGCCCGCGTGGAGGAGATCACCACCCGCCTGCTCGCCTCCACCCACGCCGACCGCGCCGCGATCCCCGCGATGCACCCCGGCCGGGTCGACGTCATCGCCTCCGGAGCCCTGATCCTCCAGGCCCTGATGCGCCGGACGGGGGCCCGGGAGATCGTGGTCAGCGAGCACGACATCCTGGACGGGATCGCCCTCGGTGCGGCGACGCTCGGCGGCGAATGA
- a CDS encoding DUF501 domain-containing protein encodes MDTPPPQTESTPPTDADIAAFEQQLGRPPRGLRAIAHRCPCGNPDVVETQPRLEDGTPFPTTYYLTCPRAASAIGTLEANGVMKEMTERLGTDPELAASYRAAHEDYIARRDAIEVLEGFPSAGGMPDRVKCLHVLVGHSLAAGPGVNPLGDEAIAMLPEWWAKGPCVTPCTPEKPAEESA; translated from the coding sequence ATGGACACGCCCCCTCCGCAGACCGAATCCACTCCGCCCACCGACGCGGACATCGCCGCGTTCGAGCAGCAGCTCGGACGGCCGCCGCGCGGGCTGCGCGCCATCGCGCACCGCTGCCCCTGCGGCAACCCGGACGTGGTGGAGACCCAGCCCCGTCTGGAGGACGGCACGCCGTTCCCGACGACGTACTACCTGACGTGCCCGCGTGCCGCCTCCGCGATCGGCACGCTGGAGGCGAACGGCGTCATGAAGGAGATGACCGAGCGTCTGGGCACCGACCCGGAGCTCGCCGCCTCCTACCGCGCCGCGCACGAGGACTACATCGCCCGCCGCGACGCCATCGAGGTCCTCGAAGGCTTCCCCAGCGCCGGCGGCATGCCGGACCGGGTGAAGTGCCTGCACGTCCTCGTCGGCCACTCGCTGGCCGCAGGACCCGGCGTGAACCCGCTCGGCGACGAAGCCATCGCCATGCTCCCCGAGTGGTGGGCCAAGGGCCCCTGCGTGACGCCGTGCACCCCCGAGAAGCCCGCCGAGGAGTCCGCGTGA
- a CDS encoding type II toxin-antitoxin system Phd/YefM family antitoxin, giving the protein MKTSVTVSEARVHLARCIDRAERENPTVLTRNGVPVAAIVSITDFEALEAAADARLAREAEAVLARGGPTVTIAELSADLFADRPERTA; this is encoded by the coding sequence ATGAAGACGTCTGTGACCGTGAGCGAAGCCCGTGTCCACCTCGCGCGTTGCATCGATCGCGCCGAGCGGGAGAACCCCACGGTCCTCACCCGCAACGGTGTACCCGTCGCGGCCATCGTGTCGATCACCGACTTCGAAGCACTGGAAGCAGCGGCCGACGCACGGCTGGCCCGGGAGGCGGAAGCGGTACTGGCCCGGGGCGGCCCGACCGTGACCATCGCCGAACTGTCGGCGGACCTCTTCGCCGACCGCCCCGAGCGCACCGCGTGA
- a CDS encoding transglycosylase family protein, producing the protein MLLSSKGKHRRSSKAVRVATLAGVAGAAIALPLMGATNASAASVSTWDAVAQCESGGNWSINTGNGYYGGLQFSQSSWAAAGGTKYAPRADLATKEQQIATAEVLLDLQGPGAWSCAGAGNLTNDGVDPGVDTGSSSASADTSASAGSTATDDSASTATPDRSTDSQAASRSEERPAAEKSETVTTPTGDKVEKGDGEYKVVTGDTLSTIAEKQGVKGGWQKLFKLNHDIVDDADLIFPGQQLHLK; encoded by the coding sequence ATGCTGCTGTCCAGCAAGGGTAAGCACCGCCGCTCGTCCAAGGCCGTCCGTGTGGCCACGCTCGCCGGCGTCGCCGGTGCCGCCATCGCCCTTCCGCTGATGGGCGCCACCAACGCCTCCGCCGCCTCCGTCTCCACCTGGGACGCCGTCGCCCAGTGCGAGTCCGGTGGCAACTGGTCCATCAACACCGGCAACGGTTACTACGGTGGCCTCCAGTTCTCGCAGTCCAGCTGGGCCGCCGCCGGCGGTACGAAGTACGCTCCCCGCGCCGACCTGGCCACCAAGGAGCAGCAGATCGCCACCGCCGAGGTGCTCCTCGACCTCCAGGGTCCGGGCGCCTGGTCCTGCGCCGGTGCCGGCAACCTCACCAACGACGGTGTGGACCCGGGCGTCGACACGGGCTCCTCCTCCGCGAGCGCCGACACCTCCGCGAGCGCCGGATCGACCGCGACCGACGACAGCGCCTCCACGGCGACGCCGGACCGCTCCACCGACTCGCAGGCCGCCTCCCGCAGCGAGGAGCGCCCCGCCGCCGAGAAGTCCGAGACCGTCACCACGCCCACCGGCGACAAGGTCGAGAAGGGCGACGGCGAGTACAAGGTCGTCACCGGCGACACCCTCAGCACCATCGCCGAGAAGCAGGGCGTCAAGGGCGGCTGGCAGAAGCTGTTCAAGCTGAACCACGACATCGTCGACGACGCCGACCTCATCTTCCCGGGTCAGCAGCTCCACCTGAAGTAG